The following proteins are co-located in the Prionailurus viverrinus isolate Anna chromosome A1, UM_Priviv_1.0, whole genome shotgun sequence genome:
- the LOC125168417 gene encoding protein kish-A-like codes for MSAIFNFQSRLTVILLLIYSCAYIPSLAHSLLDRNKTGLFGIFWKCSRTGEQKSVYVAVCCIVMPFSFLFIQ; via the coding sequence ATgtctgccatttttaattttcagagtcgGTTGACTGTAATCTTGCTGCTTATATATTCCTGTGCTTATATCCCATCTTTGGCACACAGCCTCCTGGACAGAAATAAAACTGGATTGTTTGGTATATTTTGGAAATGCTCCAGAACTGGTGAACAGAAGAGTGTTTATGTTGCAGTATGCTGTATAGTGATGCCCTTCAGCTTCCTCTTCATACAGTAG